The window GATTTTGACCCGACGACCTTTTTTATAGAAGAAACACCATTAAAACCAAATAGCCCATATAGCGCTAGTAAAGCATCTTCAGATTTACTAGTTAGAGCGTATCACGAAACATATGGTTTACCCATTAATATTACGCGTTGTTCGAATAACTACGGTCCATTCCATTTTCCAGAAAAATTAATTCCTTTAACCATTTCTCGCGTATTAACTGATGAAAAGGTTCCTGTATATGGGGAAGGGCAAAATATCCGAGATTGGTTACATGTATTTGATCATTGCGCGGCAATTGATTTAGTTTTGCATAAAGGTGTGAATGGAGAGATTTATAATATAGGTGGTCATAATGAACGTACTAATTTAGAAGTGGTGAGAACAATTATTCAAGCGTTAGGAAAATCAGAAGAATTAATTGAGTTTGTCGAAGATCGTTTAGGACATGATAAGCGTTATGCCATTGATTCAGCGAAGTTAAAACAATTAGGCTGGAAACCCTCCTATACATTTGAAACAGGAATTATTCAAACAGTTCAATGGTATGTTGAGAACGAGGTATGGTGGAAGCAAATTATTAATGGTCAATATCTGACATATTTCAACAAGCAATATTCGTTGTGAATCACCAAAATCGTCTGAGTCCTAAATGAAATAGGCTTCAGACTTTTTGCATGTATCACAACGAGTTTTATTAGTGAGAAGTAATTATGGAGAGAATTGACGCATATAATAGAGAAGCTCATAATGCGATTAACGCTTACTTCATTAACTTACAAACTTATTAAAATATCCATTAAAGGTACGAGGGGGCATATAATTGGAAGAAAGAATCAGTCTACTAGAAATAGCAAAAATAATAAAAAAACGATTAGTGCTTATCGTTATCTTAACTGTTATTAGTGTTGGAATTGCTGCAGGAATAAGCTTTTATGTATTAACCCCAATTTACGAGGCGCAAACACAAATTTTGGTCAATCAGAAAAGCAACAGTGAGGAAGCATATTCTTGGTCGCAAATGGAAACAGATTTACAATTAATCAATACTTATAATGTTATCATTACAAGCCCTGTTATTTTAAACAAGGTGATTGAGAAACAAGGAATAAATATATTACCAGAAACATTAAAAGAGCAAATTACCTTAACGAATGAAAGTAACTCAAAAGTTATAAATATAATAGTAGAGGATTCTAGTTCTCAGCAAGCTGTCGAAATTTCAAATACGGTAGCAGAAGTATTTAAAGAGGAAATTCCAAAATTGATGAATGTTGATAATATAAATATTCTATCTGTCGCTAAATTAAGCGAAAATCCTACCCCAGTAAAACCAAATAAGATGCGTAATATAGCCATTGCGGCAGTTATTGGTTTAATGTTAGGTATTGGATTAGCATTTCTATTCGAATTTTTGGATACAACGATTAAGAATGAGAAAGACATTGAGGATATTGTTGGCTTACCAGTTATGGGGGTAGTCGGGTTAATTGCAAAAGAAAAAAAGAGCCTTTTATTACGTAGAGTAAGGAGGAACTAAATTGTTTGGGCTGAAAAGTAGAAAAATGAAAAAAAAACTAAAACTTGCAAAGATGGCTCGAAAACTTGTAACCGTTTCAGATTCAAAATCGATAATATCAGAGCAATTTCGTACGATCCGCACAAACATCGCATTTTCTATGCCGGACCAAGAGTTAAAAACGGTTTTAGTTACTTCTTCAACACCTGGGGAAGGGAAGTCTACAATTGCAGCGAATTTAGGAGTTGTTTTTGCTCAGGAAGGTAAAAGAGTGTTAATTATTGATGGAGATTTGCGGAAACCGACATTGCATCAGACATTTAAAACGTTTAACAAATTAGGTCTGTCTAATGTTTTAGCAAAAAAAGCTGCATTTTACGAAGCGATACAAGAGACATCTATAGAGGGACTGAATGTAATGACGAGTGGTCCCATTCCGCCAAACCCAGCGGAATTGCTTTCTTCAAAAGCTTTGGACATATTGATACAAGATGTAAAGAAGGATTATGAAATGATTATATTTGATGCACCGCCATTGTTAGTCGTGTCAGATGCACAAATATTGTCGAATAAATGTGATGGCACGCTTCTAATTGCCAATACAGGTGTTGTCGAAAAAGAGGTTGTTGTGAAAGCAACAGCAATCTTGGCTACTTCTCAAGCAAATGTTTTGGGCGTTGTATTAAATAACTATGTATTTCCTAGTCATAAACATTATTATGACTATTACAGTTATGATGAATAAAATTAGTTTGTTCGATTTTTTTTTATGAAATTAATCTGTAATATGATGTGCACACCATATAATTTCATCAAAAGTTTTAGAACTGCAACTTTCGAAGTCTATTTCTTTTTCTACGCACATACAATAGGCTACGGACAATAAATACAAGTGTCCTAACATAAAAGAGGAACCATATGAGGAGGAATAGCTGTGGATTCATTAAAAGTATCATCACGTTCTAATCCAAATTCAGTTGCAGGTGCACTGGTAGCGGTCATTCGAGAACAAGGGTATGCGGAAATGCAAGCAGTCGGTGCAGGTGCACTCAATCAAGCAGTGAAAGCAGTAGCCATAGCAAGAGGATTTGTTGCACCGAGTGGCACGGATTTAATTTGTGCACCGGCATTTGCAGATATTACAATAGCAGGTGAAGATCGAACTGCACTTAAGCTTCTCGTTGAAAAACGAAACCGATAATCTAAACATGTTGTCCATGCGTTGGACCATCTGTTTAAGTGGATAATAAAGTTTAACCATATTTACGAGTAAAGGATAAGCACTTTAATAACGTTAATTTTTAGAATATTCGCATTATAATTGCAGTATTAAAAACTGGATAATTACGGTTTACATCTTAGTAATAAACTAATTTAAAATAGGGGGAAATAACTGTGGATTCATTAAAAGTATCATCTCGTTCTAATCCAAATTCGGTTGCAGGTGCACTGGTAGCGGTAATTAGGGAACAGGGCTATGCAGAAATGCAGGCAGTTGGAGCTGGGGCTTTAAATCAAGCAATTAAAGCGGTAGCGATTGCACGGGGCTTCGTTGCACCGAGCGGAACGGATTTAATATGTGCACCAGCATTTGCGGACATTACGATTGGCGGGGAAGATCGTACCGCACTCAAACTACTTGTTGAAAAAAGAAGTCGTCAAGTCAACATTAGCTGATTAAA is drawn from Solibacillus sp. R5-41 and contains these coding sequences:
- a CDS encoding stage V sporulation protein S; this translates as MDSLKVSSRSNPNSVAGALVAVIREQGYAEMQAVGAGALNQAIKAVAIARGFVAPSGTDLICAPAFADITIGGEDRTALKLLVEKRSRQVNIS
- a CDS encoding stage V sporulation protein S; translated protein: MDSLKVSSRSNPNSVAGALVAVIREQGYAEMQAVGAGALNQAVKAVAIARGFVAPSGTDLICAPAFADITIAGEDRTALKLLVEKRNR
- a CDS encoding CpsD/CapB family tyrosine-protein kinase, whose amino-acid sequence is MKKKLKLAKMARKLVTVSDSKSIISEQFRTIRTNIAFSMPDQELKTVLVTSSTPGEGKSTIAANLGVVFAQEGKRVLIIDGDLRKPTLHQTFKTFNKLGLSNVLAKKAAFYEAIQETSIEGLNVMTSGPIPPNPAELLSSKALDILIQDVKKDYEMIIFDAPPLLVVSDAQILSNKCDGTLLIANTGVVEKEVVVKATAILATSQANVLGVVLNNYVFPSHKHYYDYYSYDE
- the rfbB gene encoding dTDP-glucose 4,6-dehydratase, with product MKEKKILVTGGAGFIGGNFVQYMVEKYPEYDVFNLDNLTYAGDLTKHSLIEMKNNYNFIKADIVDDRLIMSIFEKEKFNYVVHFAAESHVDRSITNPGIFVQTNVIGTQVLLEAAKRVGITKFVHISTDEVYGELDFDPTTFFIEETPLKPNSPYSASKASSDLLVRAYHETYGLPINITRCSNNYGPFHFPEKLIPLTISRVLTDEKVPVYGEGQNIRDWLHVFDHCAAIDLVLHKGVNGEIYNIGGHNERTNLEVVRTIIQALGKSEELIEFVEDRLGHDKRYAIDSAKLKQLGWKPSYTFETGIIQTVQWYVENEVWWKQIINGQYLTYFNKQYSL
- a CDS encoding YveK family protein, with the translated sequence MEERISLLEIAKIIKKRLVLIVILTVISVGIAAGISFYVLTPIYEAQTQILVNQKSNSEEAYSWSQMETDLQLINTYNVIITSPVILNKVIEKQGINILPETLKEQITLTNESNSKVINIIVEDSSSQQAVEISNTVAEVFKEEIPKLMNVDNINILSVAKLSENPTPVKPNKMRNIAIAAVIGLMLGIGLAFLFEFLDTTIKNEKDIEDIVGLPVMGVVGLIAKEKKSLLLRRVRRN